The sequence TCGGCGACGATGCCGTAGAATCCACCTTCAAGGTCGACGTAGGTGACCGTACCGTTCCCGGCGACGAGCCGGACGCCGCCAATGGGCTCGATAGTCCGGACCGCGACTGGCGTTCCCCACATCTGGAACCCCACGGTGTCCTCTTCAAGATCGGCACTGAACTGCACCCGGAGACCGTCGATCTGGTACTCCGCCGGGAGGTTCGTGGGGCGGTAGTTCATGCCGTCTTCTGCAACGATGCCATAGAACCCGCCTTCAAGATCGATGTAGGTGACTGTGCCGTTCGCCGCAACCGTGCGGCGGGTATCGCCCTTCTCCACGCTCACAATATCGACCGGCGTCCCCCACTGCTGGATGGTTGCGATGTCGTGCGCGACGTCAGCGGTAAACCAAACCCGGAGACCGTCGATCCGGTACTCCTCCGGGAGGTCGGCGGGGAGGTACCGCTCCCCATCGTCGGCGACGATGCCGTAGAACCCGCCTTCAAGATCGATGTAGGTGACCGTACCGTTCCCGGATATACGGTCAGCGGGCGTCTCATCCCCACCGGCAGCCATGCACCCGCACGCGATGACCGCCCCGATGAGGGCAAGGACAATGACCAGATAGTTTGGATATCCTGCCATATGTATCAACACGAGATATTCCTCCGCGGCAGGTAAGTAGATTGCTTTAACTGCGAAATAATTCGGACCTATGCGTTTATGAGGCCGGTTCGCCGGCGGGAAGAGTGTGCGGCCGGCCGTCTCCTCGTGCTCTGGGGCAGCTCATAATCGCTCACGCGGAAGTTCGCGAAGGGAGTGTGGAATATGAGATGCGGTGATCCACTCGTGGCAGCCGTGATGGCTGCCGGCGGGCAGTCAGCTCCGCGCCTTCCGCTCCGCCCAGTAGGCCTCTGCCTCCTCTTCCATCTCCTCGAGCCGGTCGTAATAATCAGGGAACTCATTGAGGTGTGCAAGCGCAATCTTCGCCGTCAGGAGAAGGTCGTCGTCGGTGACGTTCGTCACCGGGTCGTGGAGGCCGTGCTCGAGTTCCACGACCATGCCGCGCCTGAACTGTTCGACATCGAACTCCTCCCAGGTGATGCCGAGCTGCTCGCCCATCGCTTTTGCTTCTCCGGGGGTTACGTGTGTTCGTACCATACAGAACTCCTCAAGGGAGTGAGATGGACGAGGATGGATATGAGCCTGACGGAGGCCAGGGGTGCGTGGGTGATCCAAACCCCCATCTCCCGGACATACACTTCATGAACACCTGGACGATCGGGGTGCTTATGGTTCTCGCAGCGTCTGCGGCCTTTACCGCAGTGGTATAGGACGGGATTGGCGCGGAGTAACTATTTATCCAGCAGGTATGATACTGGACTGATGGGGTTCCCGGGCGACTACCGGTGGACAGGATCCGAGCGAGCGATAGGACAGATGATTGCGAACGCCGTGCCTGCCGGGATGGCCTCCGCGATCGCCGGCGCTCTGTATGTGACCCCCGGCAAAATCTTTATGATCCATACAGCCCCATAGTGAACTATGGTAACGACGATCCAACTCCAACCCGCGACAAAATCTCGTCTGGACGACATGAAACTCCATCCTCGGGAGACCTACGACGAGACACTCAATCGTCTCCTGGACATGGCGTATGACCCTGAGCCGTTGAGCGAAGAGACGCTGCAGAGGATCGAAGAAAGCATCGCAGACATGCGGGCCGGTCGGGGCCGCCCCTTCGAAGACTATGTTCGGGAACGGGGCCTTTGATGATTTGGCGGCTCATCATCACGCCCACGGCCGAGCGGGATATCGACAGAATCCCAGACCCGGATGCTAAACGAATTAAGGAAGAACTCTACGCTCTGGCAGACGAGCCGTATCCTCGCTTTTACGTTAAGAAACTGAAAGGACACCCAAAGAGTCCGCTGTACTCTCTTCGTGTGGGGCAGTACCGGGTCATCCTTGCGATCGAGAATAACGTGATGGTTATCACCGTGATCGAGGTCGGAAACCGGAGTAACGTCTATCGGAAATATTGATGTGTCGCGAAAACTGCGACATAGATACGTTATAGTTACCCGCGCAACAGTTTTGATGCATATTTCGGACTCAGGAATTTAACTCGCGGGGGTGAAGGGGGCGGAGCGGGAAGTCCCCCCTTCAGAGTGGGGATGGAACAGCCCTTTGAGCCTGTGGAGATGATACCGCTACACCACATCTCTGTGATGCAAGTATTGTCCATGAAGCAGGAAGCCCCGCCCAGAAGGCGCGGGGTAGTTCACAGGCAGTAATGGCTGAAGGTCGGGTTGGATGAGAAGGAGGCAGTTTACGAGTTGCTCAGGAAGGCGGAGTAGAGACTCGTAGCTGCCGGGTATCTGCTGGAAGAAGGTTTTTGCGAGATTCCTCGAACCGTGCGTATTACTCCATGTTTTTCGCGGCAACAGCACTACTGGATCATTGTATCTAATATTTCCACGCGACATCGCCTCACCCTTCGCGAGAGACTGTAGCACCTCCCTATACCGAAATCTCACGCGAGAGGTGGCGATCTGCACCAGGACCCGCAAAATAAGATGAAATGGCCTACTACTGCTCACCCGTGGTATCACCGTCAGGACACACCGTGATCTAATCGCCACGTTCGGCCCGGAATTTGTCCAGACCGGTTTCATCGATCCAGAGTTCGGCAACGCGCTTCGCATCGCAGAAGAACTCCGGGAAGAGGTCGACTACCCGATCTCCCGGGTGCTCCCGACCGAAGAAGTACAGGCCGTTGTCGATGATGCGGAACGGTTTCTTGAGGAGAACAGAGAAAAAATACGACTGCTCACCTTCCCCTCATCGGAGTGACCGAAGTTTTTAGTCCGGCATTTGTAGCCCGGATTCCTCTCCGTCGTGCCGTGACCCCCGATCCCCCCGCAACCCTTATCCATCCTTATCCCCTCTACCCCCGGCCATGCAGCGCCAGATCGTTGAGTCCACCAGCATCAAATCGATCGGCTACGACCAGGAAGAAGAGGTCCTGGAGGTTGAGTTCCAGAGCGGCGGGGTCTACCAGTATATCGGGGTGCCGCGCGACGTCTACGGAGGATTGCTTGCGGCCCGGTCGAAGGGCCGGTACTTCGGGGAGTTTGTCAGGTTGAGCTACCCCTACGAAAAGATCCGGTGACCGGCCGCAACCGCTATCATCACCGCCGACCACAGTCCCGTCCATGTCTCAACAGAGAACGGGGTCCACCGGCATCAGGTCCATCGGCTATGACCCCACAACAAAAGCGCTGCTCGTCATCTGCGAGAGCGGAGACGCCTACCGCTACGCCGGCATCACAAAAGAGGTCTATGAGAACCTCATCGCAGCCCCGTCCAGGGATCGGTTCGTCCGCGAATCCATCCAGGGCAGGTATCCGCGGGAGAAGTATCCCTGCATGGCGGTGGGGGAGGACGTCTAGTGGAGCAATTACATCTGACATTTCACGTGCAACGCTGCCTCAAGCAGCCAGATCACCATCACCGCACCAGCAAATGAAGATGCCCCGATGCAGTAGCGGCGATGAGATTTATATACAGCGACAGAGTAGCCCTATCCGGGTATGTCACCCGGGCAGGAGATCACCGGAAGAATCCTGCGAACCCTCAGGTTCCGGTCGAAGGGTATGACGATCACCGAGATCGCGCGGGCCCTTGGGATGAACCGGAACTCGGTCTCAAAGCACCTTGAGGTCATGCAGGTGGCGGGTCAGGTCGAGTCGCGGCTCGTCGGGAATGCAAAGGTCTACTCGGTTGCACAGCGGGTGCCGCTCTCGGCATTCCTCTGTTTTACACAGAACCCCATCCTGATCCTCGACGCCAACCTCACGATCATCCAGGCAAACGACCAACTCCTCAGGCACTTTGGGCGCACGAAAGAGGATCTTCTCGGGCAGAACATCCGCGATACGGCGCTCCCGGCCGTCTCCACCCAGGAAGCCCTCGCCGTCATCGAGGGTCTCGAGCGGGAGCAGGTGATCACCGACGTCTGCTGCCGGAACGATAGCGGCAGAGAGTCTTTCTACCAGATGCAGGTGATCCCGACGACGTTCGAGGATGGGGAGAAGGGATGCACAATCGTGTTTGAGGATATCACCGAGAGGAAACGGTATATCCAGAACACGATGTTCCTCGCCCGGACCGCAATGGATCTCGTCGACCTGCCGCCGGTGGGCGATATCTACCAGTACATCGTCGACCGACTCACAGAGCTCGTCCCGGGAGCACGCATCTACCTCTTCGCCCACGACGAGGTCGACCGGCAGTTTGTCGTCAGGGCGGTCGCGGGCGAGGGGTTCCGGGAGGGACTCACGGAACTCCTTGGGCGGGACCCCGTCGGCCTGGTCCTCCCGGTTGCCAGGGCCTTCGACGCCCCCTATCACCAGACCCCCCATGTGATGCGCGGCATGCAGGAGTTCGCCCTGCGTCCCGAACCATCCTCGTGGCCGTTCTACGACCTCTGCTTCCGGGCGATCCCGGAAGGAGTCTGCGAGGCGATCCTCTCCCGGTACAACATCGGAACGCTCTGGGCCGCAGGGCTGGTCTGGCGGGAGCAGCTCTTCGGTATCGTCGGTATCTTCCTCGAGCAGGGGAAGGATCTTGAGAATCAGGAGACGGTGGAGTCGTTCATCAGGCAGGTCTCCATCGCGCTTGCCCGGCGGCAGATCGAGGGGCGGCTCCGCCGGAACGAGGAGCGGTTCCGGGGCATGGTCGATTCGTCCCCCTTCGCGGTCGCGCTCATCAACCAGGAAGGGCGATTCGTCTACGTCAACCGGAAGTTCGTCGAGGTCTTCGGCTACGGGCCTGAGGACGCGCCCACCTGCAGCGAGTGGTTCCGGCTGGTCTTCCCGGACGCCGGCTACCGGCAGGAAGCTGTCAAAGCCTGGCGGTTGGACCTTGAACGGTCGGTTACAGGTCAGGTCAGGCCCCGGGCGTTTACGGTCAGGTGCCGGGACGGGTCGAGGAAGGTCATCCTCTTCCGCGCGGTCACGCTCCCCGACGGGACACAGTATCTTACCTGCGAGGATATCACCGAAGAGGCGCGGACGTATCGCCTTCTCCTCGCTGATATCGCCGATCTGCGGCATCGGGAGCAGGAGATGCTCCTCAAGGACCGTGCGATCGCCTCGACCGGGCGGGCCGTCGCGCTCCTGGACCCGGACGGCGTGGTGACCTACGCAAACCAGGCCTACCTGGCCCTCTGGGGTTACCGGACCGCAGCAGATGTGCAGGGGTCGCATTTTTCCCGGTTCTGGGAGCCCCCCGACGGGGCCAGGGAGGTGGTCAGGGCGGCCCTTGAGGGCGAGGTCTGGCACGGCGAATTGACCGGCATCAGGAGTGGTGGGGAGACGTTCCGGGTAGACCTCCTCGGGACCCCGATCATCGGCAGAGACGGCAGGGTGCTTGGCATGATGGCGGCGGTGACTGCCGGACGGGTGAAGGATGAGAGGTCCTGAGGTCGGGTCCGGGAAGAGGTGCCGGATCCAATACCTCAGTGAAAGATGGTCGGGTCTCTGGCAATCGAAGGCATCCTGAGCGCATCGGGCCAGCGTTCAGAGTGTGAAGTGGATCGCCGCCGTTCGCTCGCGGAAGTTCGCGGCAACACGAGAGGCAGCCTGAGAGTACGGTGATCATCAGCTGCCGGAGCAGTTCCTGCCGATCCATTGATGGACCCCTGCGATGGGCCGGGGGAGGCAACCAGGTGTTGGGTGCGCCGCCAGATGGGGTATAAAATACTATGCCCGGCACTGCCACATGGCGGTTCTGCCTCGCGGTTCTGGTTCGTAAAGGCTTATTGTAACTCCGGGGCACCCCGTGCTTGTAAAAAGGAGGTGAGGAGATGCAGGAGATCATACACAAGAAGGAAGTAGAAAGGGACGTTGCAGAGATCCGGGAGCTCATGCACGTCATGCTCAACGGCGACACCTACACCAGCCTGCAGGCGAGCAAAGCCCTTGGGACCGTCGGGGCGCCTGCAGTCGGGCCGCTGATGCGGGCCCTGAACGCGGTCGATAGCGATGCACGCTGGGTCGTGGCGATGGCGCTCGCCAGGGTCGGCAACGATGCCGTGGAGGCGCTCATCGGGGTCGTGCGGACCGCGGACGATGGGATCACAAACCCGGCGGTCTGGGCGCTCGCCGAGATCGGTGATCCCCGGGCGGTCGACCCGCTGGTTGCTGTGCTCCAGGATAACCATCGGTCCGAATCCTGCCGTGCCCTGATCGCCGCCGCCCTGCTGAAACTGGGCGATCCGGCTGGCATCGCCAGGGTCCAGGAAGCGTTTGACCTGCTGGGCGAGGAGTTCGCAGATCTCGCCATGGTGGCCTACGAGGGGACGTGAAGCCCCATCCGGCCCGGACACACACCCTTTTTTAGCCGCATCCGGGAGCGGATGCGTAACTACTAATAGAGCCCGTCTAAAAGAGATTACTATGCAAGGGCGGAATATCCTGCTCCTGATCCTCATTACGGCGGCGGTCATCGTCAGTGGATGCACGTCGCCTGAGGCTGACGGAGACGCACAACCCCTCTCTCCCACCCCTGCACCTGAGGTGACAGAGGGAGAGGCGGTGGGAGGAAGTCTCCCGGCGCCCACACTGCCCGCACCCGCCCGGCAGGAGGCGGTGCCGCCATATAAGGTAGGGTTCGTCGACCCCGCGACCTACCATGTCCCGACCCCGACGCCCACGATCGCGCTCAGAAGACCGCCCGACGACGTCCGGGTCTCAGAGAGGATGGTTGAGTATGCAACGGCAACCGTCGACCGCCCTCCCAGGGTTCTTGCCACCGAGGTCTACCATATTCCCTTCCCGTACTGGGACCTGACCGTGGAGATGACGCCGACGAACGAATATCCCTGGTTCGTGATGGAGGTCCGGGACCCGGAGGACCCGAACCGGGTCATCAAAACGATCCGGTACTCCCGGCACGATATCCTCAGCGCCGGGGAAGACTCCGAAAAAAAGAAGGAGACGTTCACCATCAGGGAGGGGTATGGGGACTACTACTTCATCATCCGTTCGGAATCGCTCAAATCCCTCACCATAATCATCGAGGTTCCGGAGAAGTACCTCGTCTAACCCTCCTCTCCCTCTTCTGCTCTCCGGAGTTCCCGATCGTAGTCACTGATTGCGGTGATGTAGTCCTTCCATGCCCGGTCAGCCCCGGCAAGGTTATTGTTTGCCGCCGTGTATGCTCCCGTATGATAGGCGCCCGCAGCCGAAGACCAGAGCGAGAACGCGCGGTTCAGGTTATCAAGCGCCCGGGTGTAGGCGGACTGCGACCCGGTATACGCCTCCGGGACCACATCAGCAGCGATGACCTGCCGGTGGTAGGATGTGAGCCCCCGGCCGTAGTCGGCGAGGGCTCCCAACTCCCGCATCCAGGCATCGCATTCAGCGATCGACGGGTGGCCCGGGCGGGACCGCATATGTGAGGAGATATTGCCGGAGAGCAGGAAGAGGTCGGCCTCTGATGCCGCCACGTGGCGGCTGAACGCCGCAACCCGGCTCGTTTCGGTATAATCGACGAAGAGCGTCCACCCGCAGAAGGCGATCGATATCACGGCCGCCGCCGCCAGAACGGCGACGAGCGCATCCCTCCGGTCAACGTTGATCTTCGGCAGTTTCAGGCTGCCCTTCAGGTCCACGACCCTCACGCTCCCCCAGCCGGCAGGCGGGCCGGGCGGATGCGGTACTCAGCAGGTGCGGGGATGTAGCGGAGCGGTATGATCTCCGGCGTCTGAGACTTCACGCTCTGGATACCCGTGCTGCCGGTATCCCCGATGGGGAGCGGCTTACCCTGGCGTGCTGTGGAATCGGTGGAGACATTCACCCAGGCAAAGTCTGTTCCCTCGACGTAGTAGTAGCGCTTTCCTCCGTAGTCGAAGTACTTCGGTGTGTACTTCGCGTAGTAGGGGCTGAATCCCTCCATCCGGATGCCGAGAGCCATGTGGTCCGGGTACCTGAGCAGCACCGTATCGTAGTCGAGGGCATCCAGAAGCCCGGCCATCAGGATTGCAGAGTCCTCACAATCCCCCCGCCCATCGACGAGCATCTCGGTGGGGTACTTGGGGTATTCAGCCTCCGCGCCCCTGCGCAGGGCATATGGGGGGAGGGTTCTCTCAGCATAGGACTCCGTGTTGTTGTCGTAGGCATACGGGATCTGCTGGACGAAGAAGATGAGATTCATCAGCCCGAAGTACTCAGCCTCCGGGTTGCCGGTGGGGGGCGCGATCCGGCGGGCGAGGTCCTTGAGGACCGGCCGATCTTCTTCGGCGAGGGCGTACCGCCCCCAGGCAAGTAGATCGAACCGTGGAGTCTCGCGGTGCTTAGAGAAGAGTGCCTCCGGAACCCTGACCTCTGTCGTATGGACGCCGCCGTCGATGGCCGTCCAGCGGAAGTTCCGGGTGTATGCCGGACCATCCTCAGGGAAGGGAGTCGCCGCCGGCACCGGCGTGGGCGGAACATACACGGGTTTTGTCGGTCCGGGGCCGGTCACCGGCTCAGCCAGGAGTGCGGGTTTCACTACCAGGGCAACGACCAGGATCACGAGCCCGCCCGCGAGAACAGGGATAATATCCTTCCACTCCATACCGGAACCCCCAGAGACCGGTTCTCTGGCAGAGATGTTTGTCGCGCGCCGTTAAAAAAACGTTGACTTTTTGTTCCGGGGTTTTGAAAGCCGGTATGTCCTCCTGTCATGGCAGGCCGAGACCAAAGAACTCGGCGATGAACCGGGCTGCAGCGTAGAGGAAGTAGAGACCGAAGATGAACTTCAGGGTCGCCGGCCTGAACCGCTGGATCGTCGCGGCCCCCACCTGGGCGCCGGCGATCGACCCGGCCGCGAGGACCAGCCCTGCCCCGACGGCGACGTACCCCTCTACCAGTTTGATCCCGCCGCCCACGATCGCCATCGGGATCATGGATGCAAGCGACGTCCCCATCGTGACGCAGACCGGGGCGCCGAAGAGGTAGAGCAGCCCCGGGACGAGGGCGTAGCCGCCGCCGAGCCCGGTGACCCCGGTCAGGATGCCGACCCCGGTGCCGAAGAGGAGATGACCGGGGGGCGTGCCCCCGATGCACTCCGGCTCCGGGCCGGCCTCTGGTCTGACTCCCTCGCGGATCATACTGATGGACGGGGCGAGGAACGCCAGCCCCAGGATGAGGCCGAGCACGCGGATGTGGCCGACGAGGAAGGAGAAGAGCCAGGACCCGATGAGAACCCCTATAAGGCCGCCGGCGGCGATCCAGGCCGCCACCCGCCGGTCCAGGTTCCCCCGCACCAGGTGGCCGGAGGCGCCGGAGAGCGAGGTAAATATGACCACAAAGAGCCCGGTCCCGATGGCGACGGGCTCCGGGAACCCGAGGTAGAAGTACATGATCGGGAGCATGATCGTCGACCCGCCGACGCCGATCAGCCCGCCGAGAATCCCGGCAATGATGCCGATCACAAAGAGGAGGAGCAGGGCGGCCGGCGTGAACGGCGGGGAGTCGGGGGTCACCCCCGTGCCGACGGCGAGCGCCGCCCCGAGCATGACCGCGATCACGGCCGAGAGCACCGCTACCGGAGCGATGCGCCGCCACACGGCGATCCGGTCTCCCGTCATGTTTCCGGGTCCCCGCTGCCGCGCTCAAACCGCGTCGGATAGACGGCGGCCCTGTGGAGACCATCGGGCGCCAGATCGTCATCACGCGAAAAGCCACGCCGTCTCACGCCGCAGACCGCAGGGTAGCCCTCTTCCTCTCTGAGCCGGGCCGCTAACGGACAGGATGTCATATACTATATCGTAGTGGACCATTTCATCTAACATTTCCCATGAAACCGCCCCGATCTGGCGAGTGGGAGACCCCCTGCTCTGTTGCACCGTGCTCCGGGATCGCCCGGGGAATAGGTCGTGTTCATGGGTACCATCGCCTCACGCGAGCGGCTGGCGATCCGCATCAGGACCCGCAAAATAAAGTGAAATGCTCCAGTAACTCTTCACTTCTCCGTGAAACCGCCGGAACCTGGTTCCGTGGGGCAGACCTCCTGGATACCGGCCATCGGCTTCCCCGGCTCGGCCGCATACATGCAGACCGAGGGGTAGTAGTTCGTGATGTATTGCTTGAGCATCCGGAGGGAGCAGTACTGGGGAGCGATGCTCTTTATCGACTCCTTCATCATCCTGGCCCACTTGTGCGGGACGTTGTCTATCGTCCGCGAGTAGTAGAGCGGTGCGATCTCGTTCTCGATGAGGTCGTAGAGCGTGTTCGCGTCAGCCCGGTTGTTCCCCCCGTAGGGGGCGTGGCCTTCGAATGCCCAGCCGTTTCTGCCGTTGTAGCCCTCGACCCACCAGCCGTCCAGGACGGAGAGGTTCAGCACCCCGTTCATCCCTGCCTTCATACCGCTCGTGCCGCTCGCCTCCATGAGCGGGACCGGGGTGTTCATCCAGACGTCCACGCCGTGGACCATGTAGCGCGCAAGCTGCTCATCGTAGTCCTCAATGAAGGATATCCGGCCCCCAAACCTGGGGTCCTGGGAGTACTGGTAGATCTTCTGGAGGATACGCTTGCCCTTCTCATCGGCCGGATGCGCTTTCCCTGCGAAGATGAACTGCACCGGTCTCCAACGGTTGTTCACGATTCTATCAAGCCGGTCCAGGTCCTCGAAGATGAGGTCGGCCCGCTTGTACTCGGCGAACCTGCGGGCAAATCCGATCGTCAGCGCCGTGGTGTCGAGCATCAGCCCCTCGGCAGCCAGGTTCGCAGGCTCTTCCCGGTGTCCCGCCCATTTCCGGCGCTTGCGCTCCCGGAGCCGGGCGAAGAGTTTCATCTTCAGCCACTGGTGTTCGCCCCAGAGTTCATCGTCCGGGATCTCGTCGACCACCTCCCAGACGATCGGGTTATCATACTCCTCGCGCCAGTTTGGGTAGATCGGGTCCATATACCGGTCAAGGAGTGTCTCAATCCGGTGGTTCAGCCAGGTCGGTACATGGACGCCGTTAGTGATGGCATCGATCGGGACGTCCTCGACGGCGAGGTCCGGCCAGAGGGGCTGCCACATCTCCCGGGTGACCTCGCCGTGCCTCTGGGAGACGGCGTTGTGGAAGAGGCTCATCCGGAGCGCAAACGCGGTCATGTTGAAACTGGCGCCCGGGTTGTGCGGGTCTTCCCCGAGCGCCATGAACTCGTCCCAGTCGAGGCCGAGCGACGGGCAGTAACTGCGGAAGTACTTTGCCATCAGGTCTTCGGGGAAGACGTCGTGGGCGGCCGGGACGGGGGTGTGGGTGGTGAAGACCGATGTGCCCCGGATCCGCTCACGCGCTTCATCAGGCGGCATCCCGGCCACGAGCCGCTCCCGGAGCCTCTCAAGGAGGGCGAACGCCGAGTGACCCTCGTTTAAGTGCATC is a genomic window of Methanoculleus bourgensis MS2 containing:
- a CDS encoding putative hemolysin, coding for MAGYPNYLVIVLALIGAVIACGCMAAGGDETPADRISGNGTVTYIDLEGGFYGIVADDGERYLPADLPEEYRIDGLRVWFTADVAHDIATIQQWGTPVDIVSVEKGDTRRTVAANGTVTYIDLEGGFYGIVAEDGMNYRPTNLPAEYQIDGLRVQFSADLEEDTVGFQMWGTPVAVRTIEPIGGVRLVAGNGTVTYVDLEGGFYGIVADDGEAYLPLGLNETWLVDGKNVTFVARVMEDVMTYQMWGTPVEVIAIDTAGNATFVAANGTVTYIDLEGGFYGIIADDGGRYLPLGLEDRYRVDGMQVTFAGEVARDAVTIQQWGVPVEILDISWACSRCGGSVGIANPAAVWCTEQGHTYEIRKNPDGSEYGVCIFANGTVVDAWDYYRQTH
- a CDS encoding DUF5661 family protein, with the translated sequence MVRTHVTPGEAKAMGEQLGITWEEFDVEQFRRGMVVELEHGLHDPVTNVTDDDLLLTAKIALAHLNEFPDYYDRLEEMEEEAEAYWAERKARS
- a CDS encoding DUF7557 family protein — protein: MVTTIQLQPATKSRLDDMKLHPRETYDETLNRLLDMAYDPEPLSEETLQRIEESIADMRAGRGRPFEDYVRERGL
- a CDS encoding type II toxin-antitoxin system RelE family toxin, whose protein sequence is MIWRLIITPTAERDIDRIPDPDAKRIKEELYALADEPYPRFYVKKLKGHPKSPLYSLRVGQYRVILAIENNVMVITVIEVGNRSNVYRKY
- a CDS encoding HEPN domain-containing protein, with the protein product MLTRGITVRTHRDLIATFGPEFVQTGFIDPEFGNALRIAEELREEVDYPISRVLPTEEVQAVVDDAERFLEENREKIRLLTFPSSE
- a CDS encoding KTSC domain-containing protein; amino-acid sequence: MQRQIVESTSIKSIGYDQEEEVLEVEFQSGGVYQYIGVPRDVYGGLLAARSKGRYFGEFVRLSYPYEKIR
- a CDS encoding KTSC domain-containing protein, whose amino-acid sequence is MSQQRTGSTGIRSIGYDPTTKALLVICESGDAYRYAGITKEVYENLIAAPSRDRFVRESIQGRYPREKYPCMAVGEDV
- a CDS encoding PAS domain S-box protein → MSPGQEITGRILRTLRFRSKGMTITEIARALGMNRNSVSKHLEVMQVAGQVESRLVGNAKVYSVAQRVPLSAFLCFTQNPILILDANLTIIQANDQLLRHFGRTKEDLLGQNIRDTALPAVSTQEALAVIEGLEREQVITDVCCRNDSGRESFYQMQVIPTTFEDGEKGCTIVFEDITERKRYIQNTMFLARTAMDLVDLPPVGDIYQYIVDRLTELVPGARIYLFAHDEVDRQFVVRAVAGEGFREGLTELLGRDPVGLVLPVARAFDAPYHQTPHVMRGMQEFALRPEPSSWPFYDLCFRAIPEGVCEAILSRYNIGTLWAAGLVWREQLFGIVGIFLEQGKDLENQETVESFIRQVSIALARRQIEGRLRRNEERFRGMVDSSPFAVALINQEGRFVYVNRKFVEVFGYGPEDAPTCSEWFRLVFPDAGYRQEAVKAWRLDLERSVTGQVRPRAFTVRCRDGSRKVILFRAVTLPDGTQYLTCEDITEEARTYRLLLADIADLRHREQEMLLKDRAIASTGRAVALLDPDGVVTYANQAYLALWGYRTAADVQGSHFSRFWEPPDGAREVVRAALEGEVWHGELTGIRSGGETFRVDLLGTPIIGRDGRVLGMMAAVTAGRVKDERS
- a CDS encoding HEAT repeat domain-containing protein, coding for MQEIIHKKEVERDVAEIRELMHVMLNGDTYTSLQASKALGTVGAPAVGPLMRALNAVDSDARWVVAMALARVGNDAVEALIGVVRTADDGITNPAVWALAEIGDPRAVDPLVAVLQDNHRSESCRALIAAALLKLGDPAGIARVQEAFDLLGEEFADLAMVAYEGT
- a CDS encoding sulfite exporter TauE/SafE family protein, whose amino-acid sequence is MTGDRIAVWRRIAPVAVLSAVIAVMLGAALAVGTGVTPDSPPFTPAALLLLFVIGIIAGILGGLIGVGGSTIMLPIMYFYLGFPEPVAIGTGLFVVIFTSLSGASGHLVRGNLDRRVAAWIAAGGLIGVLIGSWLFSFLVGHIRVLGLILGLAFLAPSISMIREGVRPEAGPEPECIGGTPPGHLLFGTGVGILTGVTGLGGGYALVPGLLYLFGAPVCVTMGTSLASMIPMAIVGGGIKLVEGYVAVGAGLVLAAGSIAGAQVGAATIQRFRPATLKFIFGLYFLYAAARFIAEFFGLGLP
- the glgP gene encoding alpha-glucan family phosphorylase codes for the protein MKTEIPYDRFAHVPERIFGLVDLAYNLWWSWHSSATVLFKQLNRAEWKLSRHNPVRMLLETPPRFFERAANNPEYLRRYDIIMFRFRQYMEPTTSWFAQRYPGRVPLTIAYFSSEFGLHHSLPFYAGGLGILAGDHIKAAGDLGLPMVAVGFMYAEGYLHQHMEGNGWQKNVAEILDRDAAPVLRVTGDNGRQLVVQVPLIDPPIYVAVWKVQVGRVPLYLLDTHIDENLPENRSISHRLYLKELECRLRQELVLGIGGRKVLHTLGVDYSAMHLNEGHSAFALLERLRERLVAGMPPDEARERIRGTSVFTTHTPVPAAHDVFPEDLMAKYFRSYCPSLGLDWDEFMALGEDPHNPGASFNMTAFALRMSLFHNAVSQRHGEVTREMWQPLWPDLAVEDVPIDAITNGVHVPTWLNHRIETLLDRYMDPIYPNWREEYDNPIVWEVVDEIPDDELWGEHQWLKMKLFARLRERKRRKWAGHREEPANLAAEGLMLDTTALTIGFARRFAEYKRADLIFEDLDRLDRIVNNRWRPVQFIFAGKAHPADEKGKRILQKIYQYSQDPRFGGRISFIEDYDEQLARYMVHGVDVWMNTPVPLMEASGTSGMKAGMNGVLNLSVLDGWWVEGYNGRNGWAFEGHAPYGGNNRADANTLYDLIENEIAPLYYSRTIDNVPHKWARMMKESIKSIAPQYCSLRMLKQYITNYYPSVCMYAAEPGKPMAGIQEVCPTEPGSGGFTEK